The following are from one region of the Rhinoraja longicauda isolate Sanriku21f chromosome 3, sRhiLon1.1, whole genome shotgun sequence genome:
- the LOC144611397 gene encoding dnaJ homolog subfamily C member 21-like, with amino-acid sequence MRCHYEALGLPRDASPGAVKRAHRRLALRHHPDKNPDCPEDAAEQFKLIQAAYDVLSDPQERAWYDSHREAILRGGQDGEDDSHELLQYFTGACYSGFTDSPQGFYAVYRAVFVGIAEQEVEGAPSAGELTFPTFGHAGSDYQTVVHGFYAHWQSFCTSRTLSWSERFDTRHADNRWHRRAMEKENRRARERARRQYNQLVQQLAAFVRRRDPRVHAHRQHLQQVNAQKHQRAQQLQRQQAQRQARLAMEYQEQSWVKLSDLERELRQMEAQYQQEFGDGSEEGTSGEEDGPGEGARA; translated from the exons ATGCGCTGTCACTACGAGGCGCTCGGGCTGCCCCGCGACGCCAGCCCCGGGGCCGTGAAGAGGGCGCACCGGCGCCTGGCGCTGAGGCACCACCCAG ACAAGAACCCCGACTGCCCGGAGGATGCGGCCGAACAGTTCAAGCTCATCCAGGCGGCGTACGATGTCCTGAGTGACCCACAGGAGAGGGCATG GTATGACAGCCACCGTGAGGCCATCTTGAGGGGTGGTCAGGACGGTGAAGATGACAGCCACGAGCTGCTGCAGTACTTCACCGGGGCCTGCTACAGCGGCTTCACCGACAGCCCACAG GGGTTCTACGCGGTGTACCGGGCGGTGTTTGTTGGCATCGCGGAGCAGGAGGTGGAGGGGGcgcccagcgcgggggagctCACCTTCCCCACCTTCGGCCACGCGGGCAGCGACTACCAGACG GTGGTGCACGGCTTCTATGCCCACTGGCAGAGTTTCTGCACGAGTCGCACGCTGTCTTGGTCCGAGCGCTTCGACACCCGGCACGCCGACAACCGCTGGCACAGGCGGGCCATGGAGAAGGAGAACCGGCGGGCACGGGAGCGGGCACGTCGCCAGTATAACCAGCTGGTGCAGCAGCTGGCAGCCTTCGTACGCCGCAGGGACCCTCGCGTACATGCCCACCGCCAACACCTGCAGCAAGTCAACGCCCAGAAACATCAGCGGGCACAGCAGCTGCAGCGACAGCAGGCACAGCGGCAGGCCAG GCTTGCCATGGAGTACCAGGAGCAGAGCTGGGTCAAGCTGTCCGACCTGGAGAGGGAGCTGCGGCAGATGGAGGCTCAGTACCAGCAGGAGTTTGGTGACGGCTCTGAGGAGGGAACCAGCGGCGAGGAGGACGGCCCGGGGGAAG gtgccCGAGCTTGA
- the bxdc2 gene encoding ribosome biogenesis protein BRX1 homolog encodes MFVPCVLVSPVTRVCLPRVFWCSGPMGFGASGNMFSCGPCFPVPCVLVTWSRVFVRPCILVTWSRVFVRPCVLVTWSRVFVGPCVLVTWSHVLCTQTFSTPRYHPKSQPFIDHVFTFTITDGRIWFRNYQIIEEDGSLVEIGPRFVLQLIKVFRGSFGGQTLYENPAYRSPNLHRRLLRSVAAARLTERRNVKAVRRQHHGRELQTLPHDPTHAVFDTPAPPRPTPTAGPTADPRPHYKKKLHKRQRLRVKQ; translated from the exons ATGTTTGTCCCCTGTGTATTAGTATCCCCGGTCACGCGTGTTTGTCTGCCCCGTGTGTTTTGGTGCTCCGGTCCCATGGGATTTGGTGCCTCTGGTAACATGTTTTCCTGTGGCCCGTGTTTCCCAGTCCCCTGTGTTTTGGTAACCTGGTCACGCGTGTTTGTGCGCCCCTGTATTTTGGTGACCTGGTCACGCGTGTTTGTGCGCCCCTGTGTTTTGGTGACCTGGTCACGCGTGTTTGTGGGCCCCTGTGTTTTGGTGACCTGGTCACACGTGTTATGCACACAGACGTTCTCCACGCCCCGATACCACCCCAAGAGCCAGCCCTTCATAGATCACGTCTTCACCTTCACCATCACCGACGGACGAATCTGGTTCAGGAACTAccag ATTATCGAGGAGGACGGCTCGCTGGTGGAGATCGGGCCTCGCTTCGTGCTGCAGCTCATTAAGGTTTTCCGGGGCAGCTTTGGTGGACAGACGCTGTATGAAAACCCAGCGTACCGCTCGCCCAATCTG CACCGGCGCTTGCTGCGGTCAGTGGCGGCCGCGCGCTTGACCGAACGCCGCAACGTGAAGGCGGTGCGTCGGCAGCACCATGGCCGCGAGCTGCAGACCCTGCCCCACGACCCCACCCACGCCGTGTTTGACACCCCCGCACCCCCCCGGCCCACCCCCACCGCCGGCCCCACCGCCGACCCACGCCCCCACTACAAGAAGAAACTGCACAAACGCCAACGCCTCCGCGTGAAGCAGTAA